One Coccinella septempunctata chromosome 8, icCocSept1.1, whole genome shotgun sequence genomic window carries:
- the LOC123318312 gene encoding ATP-dependent DNA helicase PIF1-like, producing MDPRPFGGKCILLGGDVKQLLPVASGRVEQIELFFTNYRFWRVFQVVHLMTNMRVNAGGEDFTRWLEDLGRGTTNTQIVKDKDTKDGDFVNLPDRCLTVDVVREIYGQLHALTPQQLAQRAILCPKNEHCNLLNDKILESFTGKTFVIHSNDSVASGDEDEVANFPEEYLNSITPSGMPHHKLKLKVGVPVILLRNLCLEDGLINGTRLLVLAVTDMLITAEIVTGRFCGRRVLIPRMDLTSSDQNLPFVLKRRQFPLKLCFALTINKAQGQTFERVGIYLASPVFSHGQLYVAFSRARSWDSVKVEVVKTKHQGYLLKSSKKVFTKNIVFGNILNSIQNE from the coding sequence ATGGACCCCCGGCCTTTCGGAGGTAAATGCATACTACTTGGAGGAGATGTTAAACAGCTACTTCCAGTAGCTTCTGGTCGTGTAGAACAAatcgagctctttttcacaAATTATAGGTTCTGGAGAGTTTTTCAAGTGGTCCATCTGATGACCAATATGCGTGTAAATGCAGGTGGGGAGGATTTCACCCGGTGGCTAGAAGATCTGGGCAGGGGTACCACCAACACCCAAATCGTCAAAGACAAGGACACAAAAGATGGTGATTTTGTTAATCTGCCAGATCGTTGTCTGACGGTTGATGTTGTTAGAGAGATTTACGGACAGCTTCACGCTCTTACACCACAGCAACTCGCACAGCGAGCTATTCTCTGTCCCAAGAATGAACATTGTAATTTACTCAATGACAAAATTCTCGAATCGTTTACCGGAAAGACCTTCGTTATTCACAGTAACGATAGCGTGGCTTCGGGTGACGAAGACGAGGTGGCAAACTTTccggaagaatatttgaacagCATAACACCAAGCGGAATGCCTCATCACAAACTCAAACTCAAAGTAGGTGTACCGGTTATACTTCTTCGAAATTTATGTCTTGAAGATGGATTGATTAACGGTACACGACTACTGGTGTTAGCTGTGACAGATATGTTGATAACAGCCGAGATCGTCACCGGCCGTTTTTGCGGGAGAAGAGTTCTCATTCCTAGAATGGATCTAACTTCTTCCGACCAAAACTTGCCGTTTGTACTGAAAAGACGACAATTTCCGTTGAAACTTTGCTTTGCCCTCACCATTAATAAAGCACAGGGGCAAACATTTGAACGCGTTGGCATATACCTAGCGAGTCCTGTCTTTTCTCATGGACAACTCTATGTGGCTTTCTCAAGAGCTCGCTCTTGGGATTCCGTGAAGGTAGAAGTGGTAAAGACAAAACATCAAGGGTATTTGCTCAAATCATCTAAAAAAGTTTTTACTAAAAATATAGTGTTCGGTAACATTTTGAATTCTATCCAAAATGAGTAA
- the LOC123318261 gene encoding uncharacterized protein LOC123318261, whose product MVSVDNLSDGDQYYLLEEYDSSSFGVVPSERISTKAVLSSMISENCEVGQDDNYETETSTSVVCDVAEHQEDTPAHYLEALSSECSFCGALFFRTENMICCKRGAVSLPVSAAYPDLLKALIMNNHPQSKNFIQHIRSYNTLLALGSTTIVQREGLARGAPVVVVSGQIYHRVGDVCPSDPAFGSLYFVDSGEATKKRASKGVGDGCNPRLLGQIDALLRETHPYAQMYSTLGQVVRDTRRTSGNDSVPQLGLYFHQQPGTNRKVYAAPSTSTEIGAIFRTVDGDIPPPGTVRVNLISTSNSFQIKDIPKLSPIVDALCYPLLFPNGELGWSTGLQKTIGNKRISKLEFECYRLMIRANHFNPILLSGRLAQQFIVDKYVELEGFRLNFLRTHQKELRVESYVGLQDYIARRTVVEPDGGERIGRVTILPSSFIGGARFMQQNYQDAMAIVAKYGRPSLFVTFTCNPNWREITENMGSKLLNPQDRPELIARVFDLKRRAFFEDILKFKIFGDVIAYVYVIEFQKRGLPHMHCLLTLADEYKLRNSEDVDKLICAELPAEKTRLFDIIMSTMIHGPCGDRAPDSPCMVDGQCTKHYPKEFSEITKINCALPVYRRRNDGRTAIFKRNKGMCVIDNRDVVPYNPYLSMKYQSHINVEVITSVGAIKYVFKYINKGPDAAVLQLRNEVVWDEIQAFIDSRYISSGESAWRLLSFHIQDKSHTIYRLPVHLPGEREVYFEEGEEMTALQRSKLSRLEAYFELNVNDPSAREWKYCEIPLLYSFNATQHRWVRRLRKRSVIPRMYTISPKYIEKFNLRILLLHVPGAKSFNDLKFFGGTLYSTFKEAVLARNLIASDSEWFRTLEHAALVEMPGCMRKLFAYMLCFCEIGEPLSLWNEFKRFMIEDYVRKGISECQSEDCALRRIEKTLRFLGKTLRDFNLPEPTSSSGVNVTNTNDDDETSRTESSDSSLGSLNQEQRNVFNKIISAVESAALGVDRYFYLQGSGGTGKTHLYNTLLEYCEERHIPTLAVAFTGIAALLLRNGRTVHSTFRRLTT is encoded by the exons ATGGTTTCTGTGGATAATTTGTCAGATGGAGACCAGTATTATTTACTGGAGGAATACGATTCCTCCTCATTTGGAGTCGTTCCATCTGAAAGAATATCTACAAAAGCAGTTTTGTCATCGATGATATCGGAAAATTGCGAAGTTGGACAGGACGATAATTACGAAACGGAAACCTCTACGTCTGTTGTGTGTGATGTCGCTGAACATCAGGAGGACACGCCTGCCCATTACCTTGAGGCGCTTAGTAGTGAGTGCTCTTTCTGTGGAGCTCTATTTTTTCGCACCGAGAATATGATTTGCTGCAAAAGAGGCGCAGTGAGCCTTCCGGTGAGTGCCGCTTATCCGGACCTGCTGAAGGCTTTGATCATGAACAACCACCCTCAATCGAAGAACTTCATACAACATATAAGAAGTTACAACACGCTGCTCGCCCTTGGCTCCACGACAATCGTTCAAAGAGAAGGTTTGGCGAGAGGAGCCCCTGTTGTTGTGGTCTCAGGACAGATATACCACCGAGTAGGCGATGTTTGTCCATCCGATCCAGCATTTGGATCGCTGTATTTCGTGGATTCAGGAGAAGCCACGAAGAAGAGGGCATCAAAAGGAGTTGGAGACGGTTGCAACCCCCGATTATTAGGGCAAATAGATGCTCTGCTGAGGGAAACTCACCCATACGCCCAAATGTACTCTACCCTAGGTCAAGTGGTTCGTGACACACGACGAACCAGTGGTAACGATTCCGTTCCGCAACTTGGCCTATATTTCCACCAACAACCAGGAACCAACAGGAAGGTCTACGCGGCACCTTCCACTTCCACCGAAATCGGCGCTATTTTTCGTACAGTCGACGGGGATATACCTCCACCAGGCACAGTTCGTGTGAATTTAATAAGTACAAGTAATAGTTTCCAAATTAAGGATATCCCAAAATTGTCTCCAATTGTTGATGCTCTCTGTTATCCATTACTTTTCCCTAACGGAGAATTGGGATGGTCGACTGGGTTGCAGAAAACAATTGGAAATAAACGGATTTCAAAATTAGAATTCGAGTGCTACCGTCTGATGATTCGTGCAAATCATTTTAACCCGATCCTTCTTTCTGGGCGCTTGGCTCAACAGTTCATCGTTGACAAATACGTTGAGTTAGAAGGTTTCCGATTAAATTTTTTGCGAACACATCAGAAGGAATTACGCGTCGAGAGCTACGTCGGGCTCCAAGATTATATTGCGCGAAGAACGGTAGTGGAACCAGACGGTGGTGAAAGAATAGGTAGAGTTACTATCCTACCGAGTTCGTTCATCGGAGGGGCACGTTTCATGCAGCAAAATTATCAAGATGCAATGGCCATTGTAGCAAAATATGGCAGACCCTCCCTTTTCGTCACTTTCACCTGTAACCCCAACTGGCGTGAGATCACTGAAAATATGGGAAGTAAACTGTTGAATCCTCAGGATAGACCGGAACTAATCGCGCGAGTGTTCGATTTAAAAAGGAGGGCATTtttcgaggatatattgaaattcaaaattttcggtGATGTGATCGCTTACGTTTACGTTATAGAATTTCAAAAACGCGGTCTTCCTCATATGCACTGCCTTCTGACTTTGGCAGATGAATATAAACTGCGAAATTCTGAGGATGTAGACAAGCTGATTTGCGCCGAGCTACCAGCCGAAAAAACCCGGCTTTTTGATATTATAATGTCCACCATGATTCACGGACCCTGTGGTGATCGCGCACCGGATTCTCCATGTATGGTCGACGGACAGTGCACCAAGCATTATCCCAAAGAGTTTTcggaaattaccaaaattaattGTGCGTTGCCCGTATATAGGCGAAGAAATGACGGTCGCACCGCGATATTCAAAAGAAACAAAGGAATGTGTGTGATAGATAACAGAGACGTAGTTCCGTATAATCCATATTTATCCATGAAATATCAATCTCATATAAACGTGGAAGTGATAACTTCAGTAGGAGCTATCAAATATGTTTTCAAATACATAAATAAAGGTCCTGATGCTGCCGTTCTTCAGTTGCGAAATGAGGTCGTTTGGGACGAAATCCAAGCATTCATTGATTCCCGCTACATCTCTTCCGGTGAATCAGCTTGGAGATTGTTGTCTTTCCATATTCAAGACAAAAGTCATACAATCTATAGGTTACCCGTCCATTTGCCTGGAGAACGTGAGGTATATTTTGAAGAAGGGGAAGAGATGACAGCGTTACAACGTTCAAAACTCAGTCGTTTGGAGGCGTATTTCGAACTTAATGTGAACGATCCTAGCGCACGTGAATGGAAGTATTGTGAAATACCTCTCCTTTATTCTTTTAATGCCACCCAACATCGCTGGGTTAGACGTTTGAGAAAACGATCTGTAATACCTAGGATGTACACTATAAGTCCGAAGTACATAGAAAAGTTTAATTTGCGTATTTTGCTCCTTCACGTTCCAGGAGCAAAATCTTTTAATGATTTAAAATTCTTCGGCGGCACATTATATTCTACGTTTAAAGAAGCGGTACTGGCCAGAAATCTGATAGCGTCAGATTCGGAGTGGTTCAGAACTCTGGAACACGCAGCCCTGGTAGAAATGCCCGGGTGTATGCGGAAATTATTCGCGTACATGCTGTGTTTCTGTGAGATCGGCGAACCACTGTCACTTTGGAATGAGTTCAAGCGATTCATGATAGAGGATTATGTGAGGAAAGGTATCTCAGAATGCCAATCTGAAGATTGCGCTCTGCGTAGAATCGAGAAGACATTACGTTTTCTGGGAAAAACTCTCAGAGACTTTAATCTGCCGGAGCCGACCTCAAGTTCGGGAGTCAACGTTACCAACACCAACGACGACGATGAGACTTCGAGAACGGAGTCGTCAGATTCAAGTCTTGGGAGTTTGAACCAGGAACAACGCAATGTGTTCAACAAAATCATTTCTGCGGTCGAGTCAGCGGCGTTAGGTGTAGATAGATATTTCTATCTCCAAGGCAGTGGTGGTACGGGAAAGACTCATCTGTACAACACGTTGCTGGAATATTGCGAGGAACGGCATATACCAACTCTTGCCGTAGCCTTCACTGGGATAGCTGCGTTATTGCTCAGAAACGGAAGAACGGTCCATTCGACGTTCAG GAGGCTGACCacttga